A region of Streptomyces halobius DNA encodes the following proteins:
- the groES gene encoding co-chaperone GroES, which produces MTTTSSKVAIKPLEDRIVVQPLDAEQTTASGLVIPDTAKEKPQEGAVLAVGPGRFENGERLPLDVKVGDVVLYSKYGGTEVKYSGDEYLVLSARDVLAIIEK; this is translated from the coding sequence GTGACGACCACCAGCTCCAAGGTTGCCATCAAGCCGCTTGAGGACCGCATCGTGGTCCAGCCGCTCGACGCCGAGCAGACCACGGCCTCGGGCCTGGTCATCCCGGACACCGCGAAGGAGAAGCCCCAGGAGGGCGCCGTCCTCGCCGTGGGCCCGGGCCGCTTCGAGAACGGCGAGCGCCTTCCGCTCGACGTCAAGGTCGGCGACGTGGTGCTCTACAGCAAGTACGGCGGCACCGAGGTGAAGTACAGCGGCGACGAGTACCTCGTTCTCTCGGCTCGTGACGTGCTCGCGATCATTGAGAAGTAA
- the groL gene encoding chaperonin GroEL (60 kDa chaperone family; promotes refolding of misfolded polypeptides especially under stressful conditions; forms two stacked rings of heptamers to form a barrel-shaped 14mer; ends can be capped by GroES; misfolded proteins enter the barrel where they are refolded when GroES binds): MAKILKFDEDARRALERGVNKLADTVKVTIGPKGRNVVIDKKFGAPTITNDGVTIAREVEIEDAYENLGAQLVKEVATKTNDIAGDGTTTATVLAQALVREGLRNVAAGASPAALKKGIDAAVKAISDELLATARPIDEKSDIAAVAGLSAQDKQVGELIAEAMDKVGKDGVITVEESNTFGLELDFTEGMAFDKGYLSPYMVTDQERMEAVLEDPYILIHQGKISSIQDLLPLLEKVIQAGGSKPLLIIAEDVEGEALSTLVVNKIRGTFNAVAVKAPGFGDRRKAMLGDMATLTGATVIAEEVGLKLDQAGMDVLGTARRVTVTKDDTTIVDGGGKAEDTEARVAQIKAEIETTDSDWDREKLQERLAKLAGGVCVIRVGAATEVELKEKKHRLEDAISATRAAVEEGIVSGGGSALVHAVKVLDGNLGKEGDEATGVAVVRRAAVEPLRWIAENAGLEGYVVTAKVAEQDKGNGFNAATGEYVDLVKAGVIDPVKVTRSALENAASIASLLLTTETLVVEKKEEEAAAEAGHGHGHAH, translated from the coding sequence ATGGCGAAGATCCTGAAGTTCGACGAGGACGCCCGGCGTGCCCTTGAGCGCGGCGTCAACAAGCTTGCCGACACGGTCAAGGTGACCATCGGCCCCAAGGGCCGCAATGTCGTCATCGACAAGAAGTTCGGCGCCCCGACCATCACCAACGACGGTGTCACCATCGCCCGTGAGGTCGAGATCGAGGACGCGTACGAGAACCTGGGCGCCCAGCTCGTGAAGGAGGTGGCGACCAAGACCAACGACATCGCGGGTGACGGCACCACCACCGCCACCGTGCTGGCCCAGGCGCTGGTCCGCGAGGGCCTGCGCAACGTCGCCGCGGGTGCCTCCCCGGCCGCCCTGAAGAAGGGCATCGACGCCGCGGTCAAGGCGATCTCCGACGAGCTGCTGGCGACCGCCCGCCCGATCGACGAGAAGTCCGACATCGCCGCCGTCGCCGGTCTGTCCGCTCAGGACAAGCAGGTCGGCGAGCTCATCGCCGAGGCGATGGACAAGGTCGGCAAGGACGGTGTCATCACCGTCGAGGAGTCCAACACCTTCGGTCTGGAGCTGGACTTCACCGAGGGCATGGCCTTCGACAAGGGCTACCTCTCGCCGTACATGGTCACCGACCAGGAGCGGATGGAGGCCGTCCTGGAGGACCCGTACATCCTCATCCACCAGGGCAAGATCTCCTCCATCCAGGACCTGCTGCCGCTGCTGGAGAAGGTCATCCAGGCGGGTGGCTCCAAGCCGCTGCTGATCATCGCCGAGGACGTCGAGGGCGAGGCCCTGTCGACCCTGGTCGTCAACAAGATCCGTGGCACGTTCAACGCCGTGGCCGTCAAGGCCCCCGGCTTCGGTGACCGCCGCAAGGCGATGCTCGGCGACATGGCCACCCTCACCGGTGCCACCGTCATCGCCGAGGAGGTCGGCCTCAAGCTCGACCAGGCCGGTATGGACGTGCTGGGCACCGCCCGCCGCGTGACCGTCACCAAGGACGACACCACCATCGTCGACGGCGGCGGCAAGGCCGAGGACACCGAGGCCCGCGTCGCGCAGATCAAGGCCGAGATCGAGACCACGGACTCCGACTGGGACCGCGAGAAGCTCCAGGAGCGCCTCGCCAAGCTCGCCGGCGGCGTCTGCGTGATCCGCGTGGGCGCGGCCACCGAGGTCGAGCTCAAGGAGAAGAAGCACCGTCTGGAGGACGCCATCTCCGCGACCCGCGCCGCGGTCGAGGAGGGCATCGTCTCCGGTGGTGGCTCCGCTCTGGTGCACGCCGTGAAGGTGCTGGACGGCAACCTCGGCAAGGAGGGCGACGAGGCCACCGGTGTCGCCGTCGTCCGCCGCGCCGCCGTCGAGCCGCTGCGCTGGATCGCGGAGAACGCCGGCCTTGAGGGCTACGTCGTGACCGCCAAGGTCGCCGAGCAGGACAAGGGCAACGGCTTCAACGCCGCCACCGGCGAGTACGTCGACCTGGTCAAGGCCGGCGTCATCGACCCGGTCAAGGTCACCCGCTCCGCCCTGGAGAACGCCGCCTCCATCGCCTCCCTGCTCCTCACGACCGAGACCCTGGTCGTCGAGAAGAAGGAAGAGGAAGCGGCCGCCGAGGCCGGTCACGGCCACGGCCACGCGCACTGA
- a CDS encoding ester cyclase, which produces MRTDSRLAPTGKKCVTTGTTVFRFRDGKIQEARRHYDTSRLTQQLGAPG; this is translated from the coding sequence ATGCGCACAGACAGTCGACTCGCCCCGACCGGCAAGAAGTGCGTCACGACCGGCACCACGGTCTTCCGCTTCCGGGACGGGAAGATCCAGGAAGCCCGGCGGCACTACGACACCAGCCGGCTCACGCAACAGCTCGGCGCGCCCGGCTGA
- a CDS encoding hydroxyacid dehydrogenase, whose amino-acid sequence MHPTTDNTPGPADVPSDRPSLLLSMGAGVADRLLDARHHSRLAALTRTDSRLVAHELAEPTPEVAAALADAEVLLTCWGAPPLTAPVLAAAPRLRAVVHAAGSVKHHITEACWQRGIAVASAASVNALPVAEYTLAAILFANKRVLHAAHRYRTLRARHDWHGELSGAGNYGRTVGVVGASRIGRRVIELLHPFDLRVLLHDPYVDAAEAARLGTTPVPLDTLCADSDIVTVHAPELPATRHLLGARELALMPDGATLVNTARSSLVDETALLPELLTGRLHAVLDVTEPELPPPGSPLYDLPNVLLTPHIAGSLGGELHRLADRALDEVARFAAGLPFADPVHPGSQGHSA is encoded by the coding sequence ATGCACCCGACCACTGACAACACCCCCGGACCTGCGGATGTCCCCTCCGATCGGCCCTCGCTGCTGCTGTCCATGGGGGCCGGCGTCGCCGACCGGCTCCTCGACGCCCGTCACCACAGCCGGCTCGCCGCCCTCACCCGTACCGACTCCCGGCTGGTGGCACACGAGTTGGCCGAGCCCACGCCCGAGGTGGCCGCCGCGCTCGCCGATGCCGAGGTGCTGCTCACCTGCTGGGGTGCCCCGCCGCTCACCGCACCGGTCCTGGCGGCGGCCCCCCGGCTGCGTGCCGTCGTGCACGCGGCCGGATCGGTCAAACACCACATCACCGAAGCCTGCTGGCAACGCGGCATCGCCGTCGCCTCGGCCGCCTCCGTGAACGCGCTGCCCGTCGCCGAATACACCCTCGCCGCGATCCTCTTCGCCAACAAGCGCGTGCTGCACGCCGCCCACCGCTACCGCACCCTGCGCGCCCGGCACGACTGGCATGGTGAACTGTCCGGCGCCGGCAACTACGGCCGCACCGTCGGCGTCGTCGGCGCCTCCCGCATCGGCCGCCGCGTCATCGAGCTGCTGCACCCTTTCGATCTGCGCGTTCTGCTGCACGACCCGTACGTCGACGCCGCCGAGGCGGCCCGGCTGGGCACCACACCGGTTCCCCTCGACACGCTCTGCGCGGACAGCGACATCGTCACCGTGCACGCCCCCGAGCTGCCCGCCACCCGCCATCTGCTGGGCGCCCGCGAACTGGCCCTGATGCCGGACGGCGCGACCCTCGTCAACACCGCCCGCAGCTCCCTCGTCGACGAAACGGCCCTGCTCCCCGAGCTGCTGACGGGCCGACTGCACGCGGTCCTGGATGTGACGGAGCCCGAACTCCCGCCCCCCGGCTCCCCGTTGTACGACCTGCCGAACGTCCTGCTCACCCCGCACATCGCCGGCTCCCTGGGCGGCGAACTCCACCGTCTGGCAGACCGGGCGCTGGACGAGGTGGCCCGGTTCGCGGCCGGCCTGCCCTTCGCGGACCCGGTGCACCCGGGGTCCCAGGGTCACTCGGCGTGA
- a CDS encoding SDR family NAD(P)-dependent oxidoreductase has protein sequence MTTALITGATAGIGAAFARRLASDGHSVVLVARDETRLREQATELHDRHGIEAEVLSTDLAADDGIAAVEARLSDAKRPVDLLVNNAGFGNKGEYLDVPMADELTMLKVHCEAVLRLTSAGVRGMRDRRRGAVINVASVAAFVPRGTYGASKAWVVQFTQGAARDLAGSGVRLMALCPGFVRTEFHQRAGMGTDNIPGWMWLDADKLVDAAMKDLARGRSLSIPDPRYKALMGAVKLAPRGLLGGLTSRTGRKYGPR, from the coding sequence ATGACGACTGCATTGATCACGGGAGCGACGGCGGGCATCGGGGCGGCGTTCGCCCGGCGGCTCGCGAGCGACGGCCACAGCGTGGTGCTGGTGGCGCGCGACGAGACGCGGCTGCGGGAGCAGGCCACCGAACTGCATGACCGGCACGGCATCGAGGCGGAGGTGCTGAGCACCGATCTGGCGGCCGACGACGGTATCGCCGCCGTCGAGGCGCGGCTCTCCGACGCCAAGCGGCCGGTGGATCTGCTGGTGAACAACGCGGGCTTCGGCAACAAGGGCGAATACCTCGATGTGCCGATGGCCGACGAGCTGACCATGCTGAAGGTGCACTGCGAGGCGGTGCTGCGGCTGACCAGCGCCGGGGTACGCGGGATGCGGGACCGGCGACGCGGGGCGGTGATCAATGTGGCGTCGGTGGCGGCGTTCGTGCCGCGCGGCACGTATGGCGCGAGCAAGGCGTGGGTGGTGCAGTTCACGCAGGGGGCGGCGCGCGATCTGGCCGGCAGCGGGGTGCGGCTGATGGCCCTGTGCCCCGGCTTCGTACGGACCGAGTTCCACCAGCGGGCCGGGATGGGGACGGACAACATCCCCGGGTGGATGTGGCTGGACGCGGACAAGTTGGTGGACGCGGCGATGAAGGACCTGGCGCGGGGGAGGTCGCTGTCCATTCCGGACCCGCGGTACAAGGCGCTGATGGGGGCGGTGAAGTTGGCTCCTCGCGGGCTGTTGGGCGGCCTCACCTCGCGGACCGGGCGGAAGTATGGGCCCCGATAA
- a CDS encoding MOSC domain-containing protein: MRLLTVNLGRPMPSALTPAEGGTGIDKRPVDGSVAVAAPGPRGIGASGLAGDAVQDVRHHGGDDQAVYAYAREDLDFWQRELGRALPNGVFGENLTTCGVDVNNARIGERWQIGPRLLLEVTSPRIPCRLFQSWLDEDDWIKRFTAAGMPGAYLRVLEPGEIRAGDAIELAHRPDHEVSVALAFRALTVERELLPRLLEAGDALHPEERARAAKYVAQHDS; this comes from the coding sequence ATGAGGCTGCTGACCGTGAATCTGGGGCGGCCCATGCCGTCCGCGCTCACTCCCGCCGAGGGCGGCACGGGCATCGACAAACGGCCCGTGGACGGCTCGGTGGCGGTCGCCGCACCCGGCCCCAGGGGCATCGGAGCGAGCGGGCTGGCGGGTGACGCGGTGCAGGACGTCCGCCATCACGGCGGGGACGACCAGGCGGTGTACGCCTACGCGCGGGAGGACCTGGACTTCTGGCAGCGGGAGCTGGGCCGCGCGCTGCCCAACGGCGTCTTCGGCGAGAACCTCACCACCTGCGGCGTCGATGTCAACAACGCCCGGATCGGGGAGCGCTGGCAGATCGGCCCGCGGCTGCTGCTGGAGGTGACCTCGCCGCGGATCCCGTGCCGGCTGTTCCAGAGCTGGCTCGATGAGGACGACTGGATCAAGCGGTTCACGGCGGCGGGGATGCCCGGGGCGTATCTGCGGGTGCTGGAACCGGGCGAGATCCGCGCCGGCGACGCGATCGAGCTGGCGCACCGCCCGGACCACGAGGTGAGCGTCGCGCTGGCGTTCCGGGCCCTGACCGTGGAGCGGGAGCTGCTGCCGCGGCTGCTGGAGGCCGGGGACGCGCTGCACCCTGAAGAACGGGCGAGAGCCGCCAAGTACGTGGCGCAGCATGACAGTTGA